A part of Larkinella insperata genomic DNA contains:
- a CDS encoding DUF937 domain-containing protein gives MNLLIELKENLTDTVVSRAAYYVDENPEKTRVALEGLVHIVVAGLMKRTTTEIGVNQLYNSIQKGKFDGTLVNSFPDLLRDTEQTNRLVESGSNSISHLLPAMKSAIGLAISGYANIKNSAAITLLGLVTPLVLGTLNRLVVDNKLDADALAAVLADQRDYLIDTTPEKLLDRIAEGLNIQQLLTVGVQPAKRTAYVERAPVQERPRYATEAEEEGNGSLVKWGVGVLVMVALAGAGYYIWNNTQSYSSADEEAMSTEFVDSTATSPATSAKPAAPARLDSAALLTSAVKTSTTALAAYVTNLQAPAGRSFRIPALDFQPGTDQLKPAGLATVTELATLLKTNPTMQIRLVGYASDAVPPMTNKVLSVKRVQAIKNGLVRAGINYLRVDAIGLGSGVRPGDTTAVGKTPLKQIDVKVITK, from the coding sequence ATGAATTTATTAATTGAATTAAAAGAAAACCTAACCGATACAGTTGTTTCCCGTGCGGCTTACTACGTGGACGAAAATCCGGAGAAAACCCGGGTTGCTCTGGAGGGGTTGGTGCATATAGTCGTTGCCGGTCTGATGAAACGGACAACCACGGAGATCGGGGTTAATCAATTATATAATTCGATTCAGAAAGGGAAATTTGACGGTACGTTGGTCAATTCGTTTCCCGATTTGCTTCGCGATACCGAGCAAACCAACCGGCTGGTTGAATCGGGCAGTAACAGCATCAGCCATTTGCTGCCTGCCATGAAAAGCGCCATTGGACTCGCCATTTCCGGATACGCCAACATTAAAAACTCGGCGGCCATTACGCTGTTGGGTCTGGTAACGCCCCTGGTGTTGGGAACGCTTAACCGGCTGGTAGTTGATAATAAACTGGATGCCGATGCACTGGCGGCCGTTCTGGCCGATCAACGGGATTACCTGATTGACACAACTCCCGAGAAACTGCTCGACCGGATCGCGGAAGGGCTGAATATTCAACAACTGCTGACGGTGGGGGTGCAGCCCGCCAAGCGTACGGCGTATGTCGAGCGGGCCCCCGTTCAGGAGCGCCCACGGTATGCAACCGAAGCGGAAGAAGAAGGCAACGGTTCGCTGGTGAAGTGGGGTGTGGGGGTACTGGTGATGGTGGCGCTGGCCGGAGCCGGTTACTACATCTGGAACAATACGCAGTCGTATTCATCGGCCGACGAAGAGGCTATGTCTACTGAATTTGTGGATTCAACGGCTACCAGCCCGGCCACAAGCGCGAAACCGGCGGCTCCGGCCCGGCTCGATTCGGCGGCACTTCTTACCTCGGCCGTTAAAACCTCCACAACCGCTCTGGCGGCTTATGTGACGAACCTGCAGGCCCCGGCCGGTCGGAGTTTCAGAATACCGGCGCTGGATTTCCAACCGGGTACCGATCAGCTAAAACCCGCCGGACTGGCCACCGTAACGGAACTGGCCACGTTGCTGAAGACTAACCCGACCATGCAGATCCGGCTGGTGGGGTACGCCAGCGACGCGGTGCCGCCGATGACCAATAAAGTGCTGTCTGTTAAACGGGTGCAGGCTATTAAGAACGGCTTGGTTCGGGCCGGTATCAACTACCTGCGGGTCGATGCCATTGGTTTGGGTTCCGGTGTTCGGCCGGGTGATACAACGGCCGTTGGAAAAACGCCGTTAAAGCAGATTGATGTTAAAG
- the pheS gene encoding phenylalanine--tRNA ligase subunit alpha, with translation MLDKVREIYQEIELCEIQSKDQLEQFRLRYIGRKGVITDLFEQLKQVPQEDRRAVGQELNSLKDFAQLRFKESSTALENSQTEEVQSPVDLTLPVIPNLYGAQHPLNIVRQQIIDIFGRIGFGVADGPEIETDWYNFGALNFPDNHPARDMQDTFFVEKKSEGAPADLLLRTHTSNVQIRLMEHQRNNTTFRPIRSIMPGRVYRNEAISARAHCMFHQVEGLYIDKNVGFKDLKDTLYHFVKEMFAKDVKIRFRPSYFPFTEPSAEIDISCQICHGKGCNICKYSGWVEIGGSGMVDPNVLLNCGIDPETYTGYAFGMGVERITQLRYGVNDLRLYTENDVRFLRQFQGA, from the coding sequence ATGCTGGATAAAGTCAGAGAAATTTATCAGGAGATTGAACTCTGTGAAATTCAATCTAAAGATCAGTTGGAGCAGTTCCGACTACGGTATATAGGGCGCAAGGGAGTGATTACGGATCTGTTTGAGCAATTAAAGCAGGTACCGCAGGAAGATCGCCGGGCCGTGGGGCAGGAGTTGAATTCCCTGAAGGATTTTGCCCAACTGCGGTTTAAAGAATCCAGTACGGCGCTGGAAAACAGCCAGACGGAAGAGGTTCAATCGCCCGTTGATCTGACGCTGCCCGTTATTCCTAATTTATACGGTGCCCAACACCCCCTTAACATCGTTCGGCAACAGATTATCGACATCTTCGGACGGATTGGTTTCGGGGTTGCCGATGGGCCGGAAATTGAAACCGACTGGTATAATTTCGGGGCGTTGAACTTTCCGGATAATCACCCCGCCCGCGACATGCAGGACACGTTTTTCGTTGAGAAGAAGAGCGAAGGGGCACCGGCGGATTTGCTGCTGCGGACGCACACCTCAAACGTGCAGATTCGCCTGATGGAGCATCAGAGGAATAACACCACTTTCCGGCCGATCCGGTCCATTATGCCGGGCCGGGTATACCGCAACGAAGCCATTTCGGCCCGGGCTCACTGCATGTTTCACCAGGTGGAAGGGTTGTACATTGATAAAAACGTCGGTTTTAAAGACCTGAAGGATACGCTTTATCACTTCGTGAAGGAAATGTTTGCCAAGGACGTGAAGATTCGCTTCCGGCCGTCGTACTTTCCGTTCACCGAACCAAGCGCCGAAATTGATATTTCCTGCCAAATCTGCCACGGCAAAGGCTGCAACATCTGCAAATACAGCGGCTGGGTCGAAATTGGCGGTTCCGGCATGGTTGATCCGAATGTGTTGTTAAACTGCGGCATTGACCCGGAAACATACACGGGTTATGCTTTCGGGATGGGCGTTGAACGCATTACGCAGTTGCGCTACGGCGTCAATGACCTGCGGTTGTATACCGAAAATGATGTCCGGTTCCTCCGGCAGTTTCAGGGAGCGTAA
- a CDS encoding LytR/AlgR family response regulator transcription factor, translated as MESILKENIFDQVSTKFPKSVEKKSTSPISPKLLIPFYDRKRTISLEEIVRLEGSGNYTNFFLKDGTRMLVSRTLKEYEDLLDGEAFVRVHKSCIVNLCYVRRFYVKKEGELELNDGQQVKISRRRAQNFVDRIRNFLPSAVH; from the coding sequence ATGGAATCCATCCTGAAGGAAAACATTTTTGACCAAGTGTCCACAAAATTCCCCAAAAGTGTGGAAAAAAAGTCCACCTCCCCAATTTCCCCGAAACTTCTCATTCCTTTCTACGACCGCAAAAGAACTATTTCATTGGAAGAAATTGTCCGGCTGGAGGGCTCAGGTAATTACACCAATTTCTTTCTGAAAGACGGTACGCGTATGTTGGTATCCCGTACATTGAAAGAATACGAAGACCTGTTGGATGGTGAGGCCTTCGTACGGGTTCACAAATCATGCATTGTAAATCTATGCTATGTCCGCCGGTTCTACGTAAAGAAGGAAGGTGAACTGGAATTGAACGACGGTCAGCAAGTAAAAATTTCACGTCGCCGGGCGCAGAACTTTGTGGATCGTATCCGCAACTTCCTCCCCAGCGCCGTACATTAA
- a CDS encoding LytR/AlgR family response regulator transcription factor, with amino-acid sequence METLAYPSSSTLQPLFPRMYQRNANRIALPYLNRNIMISVDDIVSLHGEGNYTFITTRDKKRYLVSKTLKAFETMLDQSMFLRIHKSTIINLAYVQFSVFATERIVRMTDGQEVTISRRRMKEISQRLNYFMQSLFN; translated from the coding sequence ATGGAAACGTTAGCTTATCCTTCCTCTTCGACATTACAACCGTTGTTTCCCCGGATGTATCAGCGTAATGCAAACCGCATCGCGCTTCCATACCTCAACCGCAACATTATGATCTCGGTCGATGATATAGTCAGTCTGCACGGAGAAGGCAACTATACGTTTATCACGACGCGCGATAAAAAACGTTACCTGGTTTCAAAAACGCTAAAGGCATTCGAAACCATGCTCGACCAGTCGATGTTTCTCCGGATTCACAAATCGACGATCATCAACCTGGCTTACGTGCAGTTTAGTGTTTTCGCAACGGAGCGGATTGTACGCATGACCGACGGCCAGGAAGTTACGATCTCCCGGCGCCGGATGAAGGAAATCAGCCAGCGGCTGAACTACTTCATGCAGTCGCTTTTCAATTAA
- a CDS encoding porin family protein codes for MKRVLVLLLLLPGLTYAQGKFLTVGLKVGANFSQLKTLEMQTPRLTAGGIPVMSGGQIVYDFFRNNDSRTTGIVGGAFFRFGRKLFLQPEVLVSSKGGKFDLIQTGLATQSVNVKFTTFDVPVLVGFKLGPLRLNAGPLMSLTISENKGLKDSFNQYTSQPIEETFKQAVFGYQAGAGLNLGGFELDLRYEGNLSDLSQIGIKTPSSDARFSTKASLWQLTAGFAF; via the coding sequence ATGAAGCGAGTTTTAGTACTGCTGCTCTTGCTGCCGGGGCTGACCTATGCCCAGGGCAAATTTCTCACCGTTGGTCTGAAAGTAGGGGCCAACTTTTCGCAACTCAAAACCCTCGAAATGCAGACGCCCCGGCTGACGGCGGGCGGCATCCCGGTTATGTCGGGCGGGCAGATTGTCTATGATTTTTTCCGGAACAACGACAGCCGGACCACGGGCATCGTCGGGGGCGCCTTTTTCCGGTTTGGCCGGAAGCTCTTTCTGCAACCCGAAGTACTAGTGTCGTCGAAAGGTGGCAAGTTCGACCTGATTCAAACCGGCCTGGCAACCCAATCCGTGAATGTGAAATTTACCACCTTTGATGTGCCGGTGCTGGTGGGCTTCAAGCTGGGACCGCTTCGCCTGAACGCCGGACCGCTGATGTCGCTGACGATCTCGGAAAACAAAGGACTGAAGGATTCTTTCAACCAGTACACCAGCCAGCCCATTGAAGAAACGTTTAAACAGGCGGTGTTTGGGTATCAGGCCGGAGCGGGTCTGAACCTGGGCGGTTTTGAGCTTGACTTGCGGTACGAAGGCAACCTGTCGGATTTGTCGCAGATCGGCATTAAAACGCCCAGCAGTGACGCCCGGTTTTCAACCAAAGCTTCACTCTGGCAATTGACGGCTGGTTTTGCATTTTAA
- a CDS encoding porin family protein, which produces MKKLLLLGLVLCLPALTFAQFSIGVKGGVNLSQFTMGEFVKTRLNANGSPQVSVSGRTIRDNLKESFDSRTGWAYGIYTRFGKNIYLQPELLVSSKGGSFEIVRDIDGQPTSETVKINTTNFDVPILLGLKGGPIRVLAGPIVSFRISDDQSLRDALQDYTSGSLNNALAKATYGYQLGVGLDLGRLGIDVRREGSLSNISAVDLGTESDSDRFSQKLKSWQVTLALRLF; this is translated from the coding sequence ATGAAAAAACTCCTGTTGCTCGGTCTGGTTCTATGCCTGCCCGCATTAACGTTTGCGCAATTCAGTATCGGTGTGAAAGGTGGCGTGAACCTGTCGCAGTTTACGATGGGTGAATTTGTGAAAACCCGTTTGAATGCAAATGGTTCTCCTCAGGTAAGCGTTAGCGGCCGAACCATTCGCGATAACCTCAAAGAAAGTTTTGATAGCCGGACGGGCTGGGCCTACGGTATCTACACCCGGTTCGGAAAAAATATCTATCTGCAACCCGAATTGCTGGTTTCTTCAAAAGGCGGCTCGTTCGAGATTGTGCGCGACATTGACGGCCAACCCACTTCCGAAACCGTCAAGATCAACACCACCAATTTCGACGTGCCGATTTTGCTGGGTCTGAAGGGCGGCCCCATCCGGGTGCTGGCCGGTCCAATTGTTTCGTTTCGGATCAGTGATGACCAGTCTCTGCGCGATGCGCTCCAGGATTATACTTCCGGCAGTCTGAACAACGCACTGGCCAAAGCTACGTACGGATATCAATTGGGAGTTGGGCTGGATCTGGGCCGGCTGGGCATTGATGTCCGGCGGGAGGGCAGTCTGTCTAACATTTCGGCGGTGGACCTGGGTACGGAGAGCGACTCCGATCGCTTCAGCCAAAAGCTGAAATCCTGGCAGGTGACGCTGGCGCTGCGCTTGTTCTAG
- the radA gene encoding DNA repair protein RadA: MAKTKTTFFCQNCGNQAPKWLGRCPACGEWNTFVEEVVTKEEPVAGNWRPTATTKTAAKPKAIHAINYEEQERTLTPDSELNRVLGGGIVPGSLVLIGGEPGIGKSTLLLQIALGLKDMRVLYVSGEESEQQIKMRAERLPTPISDCYIMTETSTQNIFRTVEHFEPEILIIDSIQTMHSSLVESGAGSVSQVRECTTEFMKYAKENGTPVFIVGHITKDGSLAGPKVLEHMVDTVLTFEGDRHTTYRILRTTKNRFGSTSELGIYEMQGTGLRQVTNPSEILISQRDEALSGIAIGSMVEGNRPLMIEIQALVSVANYGTPQRSSTGFDAKRLQMLLAVLEKRGGFRLGQQDVFLNVAGGLKVEDPAIDLAVCAAIVSSYEDISIPSSSAFAAEVGLGGEVRAVHRVEARISEAEKLGFKEIFISKYNIKGLDTSNFKIKIRPVSKLDEVFQGVLM; this comes from the coding sequence ATGGCAAAAACAAAAACAACATTTTTCTGTCAGAATTGCGGTAACCAGGCGCCCAAATGGCTGGGTCGCTGCCCAGCTTGTGGTGAGTGGAATACCTTTGTGGAAGAAGTGGTTACGAAAGAGGAACCCGTTGCCGGCAACTGGCGCCCCACCGCCACCACCAAAACGGCGGCCAAACCAAAAGCCATTCACGCTATAAATTATGAGGAACAGGAACGAACCCTGACGCCCGACAGCGAGCTGAACCGGGTATTGGGGGGCGGTATCGTGCCGGGGTCACTGGTGCTGATCGGCGGAGAGCCCGGCATCGGCAAATCCACCCTGCTGCTTCAGATTGCGCTTGGTTTGAAAGACATGCGCGTTCTGTACGTTTCGGGCGAGGAAAGTGAACAGCAGATCAAGATGCGGGCGGAGCGGTTGCCCACGCCGATTAGCGACTGCTACATCATGACCGAAACCTCGACCCAGAATATTTTCCGCACCGTCGAGCATTTTGAGCCAGAAATCCTGATTATCGATTCGATCCAGACCATGCATTCCTCGCTGGTGGAATCGGGGGCGGGCAGTGTTTCGCAGGTCCGCGAGTGCACGACGGAATTTATGAAATACGCCAAAGAAAACGGTACGCCGGTTTTCATCGTTGGCCACATTACCAAAGATGGTTCGTTGGCCGGTCCGAAAGTACTGGAGCACATGGTCGATACGGTATTGACGTTTGAAGGTGACCGGCATACTACCTACCGGATTCTGCGCACCACCAAAAACCGCTTCGGCAGCACCTCGGAACTGGGCATTTACGAGATGCAGGGGACGGGTTTGCGGCAAGTGACCAACCCGTCGGAAATCCTAATTTCCCAGCGCGACGAGGCCCTGAGCGGTATCGCCATTGGCTCCATGGTGGAAGGAAACCGTCCCCTGATGATCGAAATTCAGGCGCTGGTGAGTGTGGCTAACTACGGAACTCCGCAGCGCAGCAGCACCGGCTTTGATGCCAAGCGGTTGCAGATGCTGCTGGCTGTTCTCGAAAAACGGGGCGGCTTCCGGCTAGGCCAGCAGGACGTTTTTTTGAACGTGGCCGGTGGGTTGAAGGTCGAAGACCCGGCTATTGATCTGGCGGTTTGCGCGGCTATTGTATCGAGTTACGAAGACATTTCCATTCCGTCGAGCTCGGCGTTTGCCGCCGAGGTTGGTTTAGGGGGCGAGGTCCGCGCCGTGCACCGGGTTGAGGCCCGCATCTCGGAAGCCGAGAAGCTGGGATTCAAAGAAATCTTTATTTCTAAATACAACATCAAAGGACTGGATACGAGTAACTTCAAAATCAAAATCCGGCCCGTCAGCAAACTGGATGAGGTGTTTCAGGGTGTTTTGATGTAA
- a CDS encoding sugar phosphate isomerase/epimerase family protein, whose translation MKRINPLLLIIALLACGAFSANAQRNPEDKAGWRLGAQSYSFRLFTFAEALRKIDSCGLKYVEAFPGQTIGGGIEGKMDYKMDAATRQAVKKMVKEKGLAFSAFGVVNAPNEADWKALFEFAKDMGISNINTEPKVEQIPYIARLADEYKINVALHNHPKPSHYWHPDSVLAVIGTSKYIGACADIGHWVRSGMDPVDCLKKLQGHILGMHFKDVKKDTPDGKYHDVIWGTGDCKVDAVIAELKRQKFKGPISVEYEHHWENNGPEIAESVKYFRSAYNKVQ comes from the coding sequence ATGAAACGCATTAATCCTCTTTTGCTGATCATCGCCCTGCTGGCTTGCGGTGCCTTTAGCGCGAATGCCCAGCGCAATCCGGAAGACAAGGCTGGCTGGCGACTCGGCGCGCAATCCTATTCCTTCCGGCTATTTACCTTTGCCGAAGCCCTCCGCAAGATTGACAGTTGCGGCCTGAAATACGTCGAAGCGTTTCCCGGCCAAACCATCGGCGGTGGCATTGAAGGCAAAATGGATTATAAAATGGACGCAGCCACCCGTCAGGCCGTTAAGAAGATGGTGAAAGAAAAGGGATTGGCTTTCTCGGCTTTTGGCGTGGTGAACGCTCCCAATGAAGCCGACTGGAAGGCGCTGTTTGAATTTGCCAAAGACATGGGCATTTCAAACATCAATACCGAGCCCAAAGTAGAGCAGATTCCATACATCGCCCGGCTGGCCGACGAGTATAAAATCAATGTTGCCCTGCACAACCACCCCAAGCCGTCGCACTACTGGCACCCCGACTCGGTGCTGGCCGTAATCGGAACGAGCAAGTACATTGGTGCCTGCGCCGACATTGGTCACTGGGTGCGCTCGGGTATGGACCCCGTCGATTGCCTGAAAAAGCTCCAGGGACACATCCTGGGTATGCACTTCAAGGATGTCAAGAAAGATACGCCGGACGGCAAATACCACGACGTGATCTGGGGAACCGGCGATTGTAAAGTTGATGCGGTCATTGCCGAACTCAAACGTCAGAAATTCAAGGGTCCAATTTCGGTGGAATACGAACACCATTGGGAAAACAACGGCCCCGAAATTGCCGAAAGCGTCAAGTACTTCCGAAGCGCCTACAACAAAGTGCAGTAA
- a CDS encoding T9SS type A sorting domain-containing protein encodes MKTFISSVLVALALSTSTATFANNDNEKTATSYQVGLYPSVETAKINVMVAKEKGTTLDVALLDGQGTVLATHRLTKNETSTRTRFDLNQLQDGVYTIVVSDGSSKVSKEVNLQTKKPVQAERAVSLR; translated from the coding sequence ATGAAAACGTTCATTTCCTCTGTACTTGTAGCGCTGGCCCTCAGTACTTCCACCGCAACTTTCGCAAACAACGACAACGAAAAAACGGCCACTTCGTACCAGGTTGGCCTGTATCCTTCCGTTGAAACCGCCAAAATAAACGTAATGGTGGCGAAAGAAAAAGGCACAACCCTCGATGTTGCGCTGCTGGATGGTCAGGGTACGGTTCTGGCCACGCACCGACTGACTAAAAATGAAACGTCCACCCGTACCCGTTTTGACCTGAATCAATTGCAGGATGGGGTGTATACCATCGTCGTCAGCGACGGTTCTTCCAAAGTTAGTAAAGAAGTCAACCTGCAAACCAAAAAACCGGTTCAGGCCGAGCGTGCCGTTTCTTTGCGCTGA
- the pgeF gene encoding peptidoglycan editing factor PgeF, producing MIFSELVYRIPPVFDSFQGVVAAESTRHGGVSPAPFASLNVGINTTDTPENVAENRRRLFSSLQIDPDQVAASYQVHGDRILTVTQPGRFEGYDALMTNLPNHFLTVTVADCTPILIYDAGQRAVAAVHAGWRGTVARLVEKTVKAMHERFGTQPEECFAYVGTCIDQASFEVGPEVAEQFGETFKRFDPERQKFLIDLKAANMAQLLAAGIPATQIGVSPYSTVLHTQDYFSFRAENGNTGRMLAIIGLRSDFQ from the coding sequence ATGATTTTTTCAGAACTAGTTTACCGCATTCCACCCGTTTTTGACTCTTTCCAGGGAGTGGTGGCCGCCGAAAGCACCCGGCACGGTGGTGTCAGCCCCGCTCCGTTTGCCTCCCTGAATGTCGGCATCAACACAACCGATACACCCGAGAACGTAGCCGAAAATCGCCGACGTTTGTTCTCCAGTCTCCAAATAGATCCTGACCAGGTAGCTGCCTCGTATCAGGTGCATGGCGATCGGATTTTGACGGTTACGCAGCCGGGACGGTTTGAAGGGTACGACGCCCTGATGACCAACCTGCCCAATCATTTCCTGACGGTTACCGTAGCGGATTGTACGCCCATCCTGATTTATGACGCTGGGCAGCGGGCGGTGGCGGCCGTTCATGCAGGTTGGCGCGGAACCGTTGCCCGACTGGTTGAAAAAACTGTCAAGGCCATGCACGAACGATTTGGGACGCAGCCGGAAGAGTGTTTTGCTTACGTCGGCACCTGTATCGATCAGGCGTCTTTTGAAGTCGGGCCGGAGGTGGCCGAGCAGTTTGGTGAAACCTTTAAACGGTTTGACCCGGAGCGGCAGAAATTTCTGATTGATTTAAAAGCCGCCAACATGGCCCAACTGCTGGCGGCAGGCATCCCGGCTACTCAGATCGGGGTTTCACCGTATTCGACGGTTTTGCATACCCAGGATTATTTCTCGTTCCGGGCCGAAAATGGAAATACGGGTCGGATGCTGGCTATCATCGGGCTGCGTTCTGATTTTCAATAG
- a CDS encoding GlsB/YeaQ/YmgE family stress response membrane protein — protein sequence MGLLMTILVGAIAGWLADLVFKRFSFSLFTEILLGIAGAFVGGWIFGNTFATGAGGMLDRILTAFVGAVIILGIAALIKRSRRTA from the coding sequence ATGGGACTCTTAATGACAATATTGGTCGGAGCCATCGCCGGTTGGCTGGCAGACCTTGTTTTTAAACGGTTTTCGTTTTCACTGTTTACCGAAATATTGCTTGGTATAGCCGGGGCCTTTGTTGGTGGCTGGATTTTTGGGAACACCTTCGCAACCGGAGCCGGTGGTATGCTCGACCGGATTCTGACGGCTTTTGTCGGTGCGGTTATCATCCTGGGTATTGCCGCCCTGATCAAAAGATCACGGAGGACAGCTTAA
- a CDS encoding biotin--[acetyl-CoA-carboxylase] ligase, with the protein MYKFRPKTLFIGQKIKYLPTCQSTNDIAASLITNEAALDGTVVVTDHQTAGRGQRGNQWEAQPGQNLTFSVILQPSFLQANEQFWLNIAVSLGISDWLATYLNDRLKVKWPNDLYVEQRKIGGILIENTLYGYSIAWSVVGIGLNINQTRFQTATATSLINETPNECDFVLPDVLPSLLESLEKRYLALRAGQRDVLKTNYLQRLFRYQEESEFIADEERFRGMIVGVEESGRLAIQVGEKLKSFAFKEVEFVIQ; encoded by the coding sequence TTGTACAAGTTTCGACCCAAAACCTTATTTATTGGCCAAAAAATTAAATATCTGCCAACTTGTCAGTCAACCAACGACATTGCGGCCAGTCTGATTACCAATGAAGCCGCTTTGGATGGAACCGTCGTTGTAACAGACCACCAAACGGCGGGTCGGGGACAGCGGGGTAATCAGTGGGAAGCCCAACCGGGGCAAAACCTGACTTTCTCCGTTATTTTGCAACCTTCTTTTTTGCAGGCCAACGAACAGTTCTGGCTAAATATTGCCGTGTCGCTGGGAATCAGTGACTGGCTGGCTACGTACCTGAACGACCGGCTGAAAGTCAAATGGCCGAACGACCTGTATGTTGAACAACGAAAAATTGGCGGTATTCTGATTGAAAACACGTTATACGGCTATTCAATCGCCTGGTCGGTAGTAGGAATCGGGCTGAATATCAACCAGACACGCTTTCAAACGGCGACGGCCACCTCCCTCATTAATGAAACACCAAATGAGTGTGATTTCGTTCTCCCGGACGTCTTGCCGTCGTTATTAGAATCGCTCGAAAAGCGGTATTTGGCCTTACGTGCCGGGCAACGCGATGTTTTGAAAACGAATTACCTGCAACGTTTATTCCGGTATCAGGAAGAAAGCGAATTTATTGCGGATGAGGAACGCTTTCGGGGAATGATCGTCGGCGTTGAAGAAAGCGGCCGATTGGCCATCCAGGTGGGTGAGAAGTTAAAAAGCTTTGCGTTTAAAGAAGTAGAGTTTGTTATTCAATAA
- the rsfS gene encoding ribosome silencing factor, with the protein MRINKPKELSSEELCKLVVKGMQEKKAIDIVVMDLREVKNAISDYFVICSGTSDTQIDAIADSVEEEVYKSSQANPWHEEGKMNREWILLDYVDVVVHIFKKERRVFYDLEQLWGDAEIHTVEETFA; encoded by the coding sequence ATGAGAATTAACAAACCAAAAGAATTATCATCCGAAGAACTCTGCAAACTCGTCGTGAAGGGGATGCAGGAAAAGAAAGCCATTGACATTGTTGTCATGGATCTTCGCGAAGTTAAAAATGCCATTTCCGATTACTTTGTAATTTGCTCCGGTACGTCGGACACACAGATTGACGCAATTGCCGATTCTGTCGAAGAAGAAGTATACAAATCCAGCCAGGCTAATCCCTGGCACGAAGAGGGCAAAATGAATCGGGAATGGATTCTTCTTGATTATGTGGATGTTGTTGTCCATATTTTCAAAAAGGAACGCCGGGTTTTTTATGACCTTGAACAACTTTGGGGCGATGCCGAAATCCACACCGTGGAAGAAACCTTTGCCTGA